A region of the Chlamydia felis Fe/C-56 genome:
TGGAACAAAATACCAAGGGGTAAACAACCATGCTCAATAGGTTTAAAAAAATATCTCCTATCGGTTTAAAAAAGATTGCTTTATCTCCTAAAATTAAACCTAGGGTAACCCCAACAAATAATCCTATAAAGATTTTCATCCATAGTTTCATTAGTTACCTCTTACCATTATGTATTTGATCTATTCTATCCAGCAAAGAAGCGGTAGAACCTTCAAGATCTATAAAATCAAAATGCATTTGCACCATACCAATCGGTAGCATCCCCGGCTCATGAATCAAGTTGCCGAGATTCATGCTATCCTTTTCTGTGCACAATATCCCCTGCCCCTGACGCATAGCTATCTTTGAACAGAAGTAGTGCAGCTCTTTTTTCGTTATTCCCGCGTGATCAGGTAACAAATATGTTCCTAATATTTTCACTCCGGCACGTTTTAACATATCAAGAAATCCCTGTGGAAATCCCAGACCACAGAAAACTCCGGCGGCTAACCCTGAAAGGCTATCCAGAGAAAGTTGCTCCCCACTCGGTGCCCAAAGTATTTGAGAAATGCGAGGCTCAACAAAAATTTTTGGCGATGTACACCAAGTATTTAAACGTTTCTGGTTCTCAACACTACAAGAACCGTTAACTATTACCGCATCGGCCTCCCCCAATCTCTGAGGAAAATCCCGAAGACGCCCGCGAGGGAAGAAAGCTTCTCCTCCCAAAGGGTCCTGACCATTAACTACGACAATTTCCATGTCTTTGTGTAGTTTTTGATTTTGGAAACCGTCATCCAAAATCAAAATGTCAAAATTTCTAGAAGCTTCCTTAGCAGCAACCCTACGATCCTTATGCACAAAAACAGATCCCTTGGAGAGCTTCTTTGCCATAAGCAAAGGTTCATCTCCAACATAAGCTGCGTCATGCGTCTCTGGGTTCACTATAGTGAGCTTTCCCTGACGGCTGCATTTTCCCTTATAGCCACGAGAAAGAACAGCACAGGAATATCCTCGTGCCTTTAGAGCTTCAGCCAACCACAATACTGTGGGTGTTTTCCCCGCTCCCCCAAGAACAATATTTCCCACACTGATTACAGTAGAAGAGGAACGGTAGGGTGCTGAAAAAAGTAGCTTTCGTCGAAAGCTTGCGGTACGGGCAAATATCCAAGAAAGGACGCGACCCAAATACCCCCAACCTAGGATTTTCCCAAAACTAATAGCTACGGTTAGGCGGCGATACAAAATAAAAAAAGGCGAAGGAAGGCGTGTTTTCATCAATTTTCGTTGTAACTCACTGATCATCCATTCAGAAAATTGTGATTTTTTTAAAAATCACGATCTTAACCGCACCCTGGAAACGCCAAGCATCTCATAAAAAACATTAAAAATCAAGTTTACACAAGAAAGTCAAAAAAAGCTTATATAATAACTATTATAGTCTTTTTTTAATTAACTCCTTTTTGCGAGATAAATAATGTAAATTATTTTTAGATATTCTAAAAACACGCGGTCCACATTTGACGCCAAACTAGGAAACCCAACGCTGTCGAATTACTTCGTAAGCAACTGCGGATACGGCTGTAGATAAGTTTAAGGAATCTGCTTGACCCAGCATGGGTAAAGATATTTTAGAAAAATCCCCATTCAGCCAAGATGAGGTTAGCCCATCTTTTTCAGAGCCAAATACTAAGGCGAGTGGCTGATTATAATTTTCACAAAAATATAGAGAACTCGCTCTAGGAGTCGTTACAAAAACTTGCCATTTTTCCTCAGAAAGAGTTTGCAACACCTCTTCTAAGGTTGCAGACCAGATAGGAAGAGTGAATACCGTCCCTAACGAAGATCGAATTACATTGGGATTATACAAATCAACAATAGGATCGCATAAAACCACCCCATCGGCTCCCACGCCATCAGCAATTCTAAGTAAAGCGCCGACATTCCCAGGTTTTTCCACCTGCTCTATGATTAAATAAAATGGTAAGGGATTCTTTTTCTGGTTTAAAAATTCCTTTCGGGACCACCAACGTTTTTTCATCACCGCAATGAAATTATCATGATGCTCTTTATAAGAAAGTCTGGAAAGAGTTTCTTCTGAACAATATACTTTTTCCAGAGGCATTTTTTGAATGCGATTAAAAAAAGATCGTTCCTTTTCTGTAACATTAGTTCCATAAAAAATTCTTTCACATTCATATCCTGAAGATAGAGCTTTTTGAATTTCTCGAAATCCTTCCAAGAGGAACAATGGGCCTTTGCGAGAACGGTTAAGCTTTAAAGCCACCGCTTCTTTTACCTTGGGGTTATTTTTTCCTATAAACTCCATTTAGCAAATACTCCTGAAGGTAAAGCTTGATCTCCGGAACCGCAAAAACTTTCTCCAGAACTCCAAAACCGTTTATCTAAAGGTAAAGCTCTCATAGCTAAACTCTGTAAAAAGGCTGGTGTGTGTCCTGGGGTATGCGATGTGATCAGAATATACGAAGAAGAATCTGATAGTAGTTTAGAACACAAGTGAAGTAGCGAGAAGAAATCCTTATCTATTTTAAAAACCTCCCCATTAGGCCCACGACCATAGGTTGGAGGATCAAGGAGAATTACCTCGTATTTTTTCCCTCTCCGGATTTCTTTTTGCAAAAAAGAAAAGACATCTTCAATAACCCAGAAAATCTTTTTTTCAGACAAGACGTTGTTCTCAACATTCTTTTGTGCCCATTTCACTGCAGATTTTGAAGCATCGACGTGGCATACCTTTGCCCCACATTGTGCTGCAAAAATAGATGTAGAACCCGTATAAGCAAACAAATTTAAGACCCGACATTCTGCATGCCGTTCTATACTCTGCTTCAATTCTGGCCAAAACCCGCTATGCTCAGGGAAAATGCCTACATGTCCAAAAGGAGTGAGCTTTAGGGTGCAGTCAACTGTATCCAGGAGAATTCGCCACTCTTTGGGAACAGAAGATCTACAGTACCACTGTCCTTCCTCTCCGGACCTTTGATATTCAGCGCACGCCTTTTTCCATAGAGATGGCGAACTCTTCGGCCAAATAGCCGTGCAAGAAGGTCGAATAAGGGTTACTGGGCCAAAGCTTTCTAACTTTTTCCCATCACCACTATCCAATAATTTATAGTCCATATTATTTGTTTTGTTGTGGAGGATATAAACGTCTTAAAGTATCCACTTGTGTTTTTGTTGCCATGTCGGGCTCAATATTCACTTTTGCCCCTTCCCGTTTATATCCTAAAGTCGTTCGAGATAACGTCTCTGGAATTAAGCCTACTGAAAACACATCTTCCTCGACAGTGACAACCGTCAGACTAATTCCATCTACTGCAATAAATCCCTTCTCAAAAAGGTATATAGATAAGGAACTTGGCACACGAAAATAATACCGATTTTTCTCTATACGCACAATCTCTCCGACACCACAAACATGACCGGAGACCATATGGCCACCAATTTCATCGGAGGCTTTTAAAGAACGTTCAATATTTACACGATCGCCAACAATCCGTTCTCCTATTGTAGTACAAACAAGAGTTTCTGGAATAATGTCAAAAAACATTAAGCCCTCTTCCTCAAGTTTAACTAAGGTAAGACAAATACCATCGATAGCTACACTACAGCCGCTTTCCAATGTAGAAACACATGTGGAAGAGCACTTCACACCTATAGTTAAACCCTCATCTCTCGGTTGAATACTAAATATTTCACCGAGCTCCTGAACTATTCCAGAAAACATTTTAAATCCTAAGCATCTAGCATTTACAATAAAACACTCTTACGGTAAGGTGTTACTTTTTTCGTCAAAAAAGAGAAAACTTATCACGCAATCTGTTCCTGTCGCAAGCCCTATTTTCACAGATTGGAAAAAAAAATTTGCAACTTTAGTCGCATAGATTTATCCTGCGTTAAAATTATTACTTTCTTAGACTACCTTAACCTTAGGAGGTAGCTCACGTGCAGTGTCCTTTTTGCAATCATGGGGAACTAAAGGTTATAGATTCGAGAAATGCGCCAGAAGCAAATGCGATTAAACGCCGAAGAGAGTGTTTAAATTGCGGACAAAGGTTCACCACGTTTGAAACTGTTGAGCTAACTCTGCAAGTATTAAAGCGGGATGGTCGTTACGAAAACTTCCAAGAATCTAAGCTAATTAACGGATTGAATGCCGCTTCCAGTCACACACGTATAGGACAAGATCAAGTGCACGCGATAGCGTCTAACGTGAAATCAGAACTCCTTGGCAAACAAAATAGGGAAATCTCTACCAAAGAAATTGGCGAACTAGTAATGAAATATCTAAAAAAGGCAGACATGATTGCCTACATTAGATTTGCCTGCGTCTATAGAAGATTTAAAGATGTTGGCGAGTTAATGGAGGTTCTGCTATCTGCAACTCCGGATATGGAAAAATAGTGTATATTTTAAGGTTAAGGAGAAAACTATGCCGTTGTCTGAGGAAGAAATAGCCAATTTTAAACACAGACTTCTAGAAATGAAACATAAGTTGTCCCATACTCTGGAAGGCAATGCTCAAGAAGTCAAAAAACCTAACGAAGCCACTGGATATTCTCAGCATCAAGCTGATCAAGGTACAGACACTTTTGATAGAACAATCAGCTTAGAAGTGACAACAAAAGAATATGAGCTATTAAGACAAATTAATCGAGCTCTAGAAAAAATTGAAGAGTCTTCCTACGGCATCTGTGATGTAAGTGGAGAAGAAATCCCTCTAGCTCGTTTGATGGCGATCCCTTACGCCACGATGACGGTCAAAGCTCAATCGCAATTTGAGAAAGGGCTACTTTACGGAAACTAATCCCAATGTCCAACCGCTCCCGATCTACCCTCCTTACTATTTCCTTTTTCGTCCTTATTGATTGGGTGACCAAATTAGCCGTTTTGCTGTACCGTGGAAATCTGCCGAATGCTAACCCCATACTATACCAATATAGTTGGGGGAAGCTATTTTTCTGCATTTGCCCCACTTTT
Encoded here:
- a CDS encoding TraR/DksA family transcriptional regulator, encoding MPLSEEEIANFKHRLLEMKHKLSHTLEGNAQEVKKPNEATGYSQHQADQGTDTFDRTISLEVTTKEYELLRQINRALEKIEESSYGICDVSGEEIPLARLMAIPYATMTVKAQSQFEKGLLYGN
- the lpxK gene encoding tetraacyldisaccharide 4'-kinase, whose amino-acid sequence is MKTRLPSPFFILYRRLTVAISFGKILGWGYLGRVLSWIFARTASFRRKLLFSAPYRSSSTVISVGNIVLGGAGKTPTVLWLAEALKARGYSCAVLSRGYKGKCSRQGKLTIVNPETHDAAYVGDEPLLMAKKLSKGSVFVHKDRRVAAKEASRNFDILILDDGFQNQKLHKDMEIVVVNGQDPLGGEAFFPRGRLRDFPQRLGEADAVIVNGSCSVENQKRLNTWCTSPKIFVEPRISQILWAPSGEQLSLDSLSGLAAGVFCGLGFPQGFLDMLKRAGVKILGTYLLPDHAGITKKELHYFCSKIAMRQGQGILCTEKDSMNLGNLIHEPGMLPIGMVQMHFDFIDLEGSTASLLDRIDQIHNGKR
- a CDS encoding RNA methyltransferase, which encodes MEFIGKNNPKVKEAVALKLNRSRKGPLFLLEGFREIQKALSSGYECERIFYGTNVTEKERSFFNRIQKMPLEKVYCSEETLSRLSYKEHHDNFIAVMKKRWWSRKEFLNQKKNPLPFYLIIEQVEKPGNVGALLRIADGVGADGVVLCDPIVDLYNPNVIRSSLGTVFTLPIWSATLEEVLQTLSEEKWQVFVTTPRASSLYFCENYNQPLALVFGSEKDGLTSSWLNGDFSKISLPMLGQADSLNLSTAVSAVAYEVIRQRWVS
- a CDS encoding class I SAM-dependent methyltransferase, translated to MDYKLLDSGDGKKLESFGPVTLIRPSCTAIWPKSSPSLWKKACAEYQRSGEEGQWYCRSSVPKEWRILLDTVDCTLKLTPFGHVGIFPEHSGFWPELKQSIERHAECRVLNLFAYTGSTSIFAAQCGAKVCHVDASKSAVKWAQKNVENNVLSEKKIFWVIEDVFSFLQKEIRRGKKYEVILLDPPTYGRGPNGEVFKIDKDFFSLLHLCSKLLSDSSSYILITSHTPGHTPAFLQSLAMRALPLDKRFWSSGESFCGSGDQALPSGVFAKWSL
- the nrdR gene encoding transcriptional regulator NrdR → MQCPFCNHGELKVIDSRNAPEANAIKRRRECLNCGQRFTTFETVELTLQVLKRDGRYENFQESKLINGLNAASSHTRIGQDQVHAIASNVKSELLGKQNREISTKEIGELVMKYLKKADMIAYIRFACVYRRFKDVGELMEVLLSATPDMEK
- a CDS encoding riboflavin synthase, whose amino-acid sequence is MFSGIVQELGEIFSIQPRDEGLTIGVKCSSTCVSTLESGCSVAIDGICLTLVKLEEEGLMFFDIIPETLVCTTIGERIVGDRVNIERSLKASDEIGGHMVSGHVCGVGEIVRIEKNRYYFRVPSSLSIYLFEKGFIAVDGISLTVVTVEEDVFSVGLIPETLSRTTLGYKREGAKVNIEPDMATKTQVDTLRRLYPPQQNK